Proteins co-encoded in one Salvia splendens isolate huo1 chromosome 4, SspV2, whole genome shotgun sequence genomic window:
- the LOC121800229 gene encoding germin-like protein subfamily 1 member 11, whose translation MASKAILVITLALINFIYTSSAFDTRPLLDFCVARSNGKACKDPKAVTANDFFLSGPQKAGNTSNPNGVSINYASAATVPGFNTLGMALARAEFAENGYFPPHTHPRASEVIYVVEGAVEAGFMSSTPQNKYYSKILKRGDVFIIPMGLVHHVRNVAKGMSVLTATFNSQNPGFINLPNNILAAKPAVDTAFLAQVFKLDQKTVKDLQNKSWN comes from the exons ATGGCTTCTAAAGCTATTTTGGTGATCACATTAGCCCTCATCAATTTCATCTACACCTCCTCCGCCTTCGACACTCGTCCCCTCCTAGACTTCTGCGTTGCACGTTCAAATGGCAAAG CATGCAAGGACCCGAAAGCAGTCACTGCAAACGACTTCTTCCTCAGCGGTCCACAGAAGGCCGGAAACACCTCTAATCCAAACGGCGTGTCCATCAACTACGCGTCGGCAGCCACGGTGCCAGGGTTCAACACTCTGGGGATGGCACTTGCGCGTGCAGAGTTTGCGGAGAATGGGTACTTCCCGCCACACACACACCCTAGGGCGTCGGAGGTCATCTACGTAGTGGAAGGCGCGGTGGAGGCCGGATTCATGAGCTCGACCCCGCAAAACAAGTATTACAGCAAGATTCTGAAAAGGGGCGATGTGTTCATCATTCCGATGGGGCTGGTTCATCACGTGCGAAATGTGGCGAAAGGAATGAGTGTTTTAACGGCTACCTTCAACAGCCAGAATCCCGGCTTCATTAATCTCCCCAACAATATATTGGCGGCCAAGCCTGCCGTCGACACCGCTTTTCTGGCCCAAGTGTTTAAGCTGGACCAGAAAACCGTCAAAGATTTGCAGAACAAGTCGTGGAATTAA
- the LOC121800689 gene encoding putative germin-like protein 2-1, with amino-acid sequence MAINILLFSSIALSLAYVALAFEPSPLQDFCDHPFHFIGIMAFSARVNGQACKSPASVIANDFSFSGLHMPGNTSNPNGSRVTPVTATQLPGLNTLGISMARVDYAPWGINPSHTHPRATEMLTVIEGSILLLIFSP; translated from the exons ATGGCGATTAACATCCTCTTGTTTAGCTCGATAGCCCTATCTTTGGCCTATGTTGCTCTCGCCTTCGAGCCAAGCCCGTTGCAGGATTTCTGTGATCATCCCTTCCATTTCATTGGCATAATGGCAT TTTCAGCAAGAGTGAATGGGCAAGCATGCAAAAGCCCTGCTTCAGTAATAGCAAACGATTTCTCCTTCAGTGGGCTGCATATGCCCGGGAACACCTCCAATCCTAATGGGTCGAGGGTGACCCCGGTGACTGCAACCCAGTTGCCAGGGCTCAACACCCTGGGAATCTCAATGGCGCGTGTTGACTACGCGCCATGGGGAATCAATCCATCACACACCCACCCGAGAGCCACTGAGATGTTGACTGTGATTGAGGGATCGATATTACTACTGATATTCTCGCCATAG